In the Polyangiaceae bacterium genome, one interval contains:
- the rpoB gene encoding DNA-directed RNA polymerase subunit beta has protein sequence MASKVQSNFRHRKNLGRVGSIVDIPNLIDIQKSSYDKFLQSELGPRERRDVGLESVFRSVFPIKDFDGTSELVYVSYNLEKPKYDVDECRQRGMTFAAPIKVTTQLMVYDTRDGGERIVRDIKEQEVYFGEIPLMTETGTFIINGTERVVVSQLHRSPGVFFDHDKGKTHSSGKLLYSARVIPYSGSWLDFEFDHKDIIYVRIDRRRKMHASVLLRALGYTTQELLHYFYATETVFLDKGGKYAKSIEYDLLPGQRSTRDIKVGADVIVKKNTKFTRSAIKKLKESKLDRLPLELPELVGKVSAEDVIDKETGEVLLECNEEVTEVTLDRLREADVAEFKILFIDGLNVGPYLRDTLIADKVKTTEDAIMEIYRRLRPGDPPTLDTAKQLFNNLFFNSERYDLSAVGRLKLNYKFYRDLPEDQKPGLDTTVLTSQDILETVRHLIELKNGRGSVDDIDHLGNRRVRAVGELMENQYRIGLVRMARAIKERMSVSQEIDTLMPHDLINAKPVGAVVKEYFGSSQLSQFMDQTNPLSEVTHKRRLSALGPGGLTRERAGFEVRDVHATHYGRICPIETPEGPNIGLISSLSTFARVNEYGFVETPYRAAGEGKVETEVRWFSALEEEGKYIAQASADMDDKGNFKSNLVSARYNGEFRMALPDQIQLMDVAPNQMVSVAAALVPFLEHDDANRALMGANMQRQAVPLVCTEAPLVGTGMERRVASDSGVCVVARRDGVVESVDAERIVVRATAGEGDEVPDIYGLMKYQRSNQSTCYNQKPIVRPGEVVKAGDVLADGPATDMGELALGQNVLVAFMPWQGYNFEDSILVSERIVKEDVYTSVHIEEFECVARDTKLGKEEITKDIPNVGEEALKDLDDAGIVRIGAEVKPGDILVGKITPKGESQLSPEEKLLRAIFGEKAGDVRDSSLKVPPGVSGIVINARIFSRKGTEKDERARSIEDQERAKLERIRDEEVKIFRDSFFHKIQKVLTGQLTTGKLVDDKGKVLLSKGVTLDEAALTEVPRKYWAEIPVEKGADQVAQLINDLEELIRAREEHFREKIERLSRGDELPPGVIKMVKVYVAIKRKLQVGDKMAGRHGNKGVVSRILPEEDMPYLSDGTPVDIVLNPLGVPSRMNVGQILETHLGWAGRELGRQLDAMVQQQVNGEKIKSRLLEIYGGEPSFEKVLKSLSGDEATSLARKLRRGVFFGSPVFDGAPESQIKDALALANLPSSGQAILFDGRTGETFDQDVTVGIMYMLKLHHLVDDKIHARSIGPYSLVTQQPLGGKAQFGGQRLGEMEVWAMEAYGAAYALQEFLTVKSDDVQGRTRMYESIVKGEYSLEAGLPESFNVLIKELQSLCLNVELVETTSVASATAAED, from the coding sequence ATGGCGTCCAAGGTCCAGTCGAACTTCCGGCACCGCAAGAACCTAGGTCGGGTGGGGTCCATCGTGGACATCCCGAACCTCATCGACATTCAGAAGTCGAGCTACGACAAATTCCTGCAGTCCGAGCTCGGGCCGCGCGAGCGTCGGGACGTCGGCTTGGAGTCGGTTTTCCGTAGCGTCTTCCCGATCAAGGATTTCGACGGAACGAGCGAGCTCGTTTACGTCTCCTACAATCTGGAGAAGCCCAAGTACGACGTGGACGAGTGCCGGCAGCGGGGGATGACCTTCGCTGCTCCGATCAAGGTCACGACCCAGTTGATGGTCTACGACACCCGTGATGGCGGCGAGCGCATCGTTCGCGACATCAAGGAGCAAGAGGTCTACTTCGGCGAAATTCCGCTGATGACCGAGACGGGAACCTTCATCATCAACGGCACCGAGCGTGTCGTGGTCTCCCAGCTCCACCGGAGCCCCGGCGTGTTCTTCGACCACGACAAGGGCAAGACGCACTCCAGCGGCAAGCTCCTCTACTCCGCTCGCGTCATTCCTTACAGCGGTTCGTGGCTCGACTTCGAGTTCGACCACAAAGACATCATCTACGTGCGCATCGACCGCCGACGGAAGATGCACGCCTCGGTGCTGCTGCGCGCTTTGGGCTACACCACCCAGGAACTGCTGCACTACTTCTACGCCACCGAAACTGTCTTCCTCGACAAGGGCGGCAAGTACGCCAAGAGCATCGAATACGACCTACTGCCGGGGCAGCGCTCCACGCGCGACATCAAGGTCGGTGCCGACGTCATCGTCAAGAAGAACACCAAGTTCACCCGCTCGGCGATCAAGAAGCTCAAGGAGTCCAAGCTCGATCGCCTGCCCCTGGAGTTGCCCGAGCTCGTGGGCAAGGTCAGCGCCGAGGACGTGATCGACAAGGAGACCGGCGAAGTCCTGCTGGAGTGCAACGAAGAGGTCACGGAAGTGACGCTGGATCGTCTGCGCGAGGCCGACGTCGCGGAGTTCAAGATTCTCTTCATCGACGGCCTCAACGTCGGCCCCTACCTGCGCGACACGCTGATCGCGGACAAGGTCAAGACCACCGAAGACGCGATCATGGAGATCTACCGTCGTCTGCGTCCCGGCGACCCGCCGACCCTAGACACGGCCAAGCAGCTCTTCAACAACCTGTTCTTCAACAGCGAGCGCTACGATCTGTCCGCGGTCGGTCGCCTGAAGTTGAACTACAAGTTCTACCGCGACCTGCCCGAAGATCAGAAGCCCGGCCTCGACACCACGGTGCTCACCTCTCAGGACATCCTGGAGACGGTCCGACACCTGATCGAGCTGAAGAACGGTCGCGGCTCCGTCGACGACATCGACCACCTCGGCAACCGCCGCGTGCGTGCGGTGGGCGAGCTGATGGAGAACCAGTACCGCATCGGTCTGGTGCGCATGGCTCGCGCCATCAAGGAGCGCATGAGCGTGTCGCAAGAGATCGACACCCTGATGCCCCACGACCTGATCAACGCCAAGCCCGTGGGCGCGGTGGTGAAGGAGTACTTCGGCAGCTCGCAGTTGTCGCAGTTCATGGACCAAACGAACCCGCTCTCCGAGGTCACCCACAAGCGTCGCTTGTCGGCCCTCGGCCCCGGTGGTCTGACCCGTGAGCGGGCCGGCTTCGAGGTGCGCGACGTGCACGCCACGCACTACGGCCGCATCTGCCCCATCGAGACGCCGGAAGGGCCGAACATCGGCTTGATTTCGTCGCTCTCGACCTTTGCGCGCGTCAACGAATACGGCTTCGTCGAGACCCCCTACCGCGCAGCGGGCGAGGGCAAGGTCGAGACGGAAGTGCGCTGGTTTTCCGCGCTGGAAGAGGAGGGCAAGTACATCGCCCAGGCCAGCGCCGACATGGACGACAAGGGCAACTTCAAGAGCAACCTGGTCAGCGCTCGCTACAACGGTGAGTTCCGCATGGCTCTGCCGGACCAAATCCAGCTGATGGACGTGGCCCCGAACCAGATGGTGAGCGTGGCTGCGGCCCTGGTGCCGTTCTTGGAGCACGACGACGCGAACCGCGCACTAATGGGCGCGAACATGCAGCGTCAGGCAGTGCCGCTGGTCTGCACGGAAGCACCCCTGGTGGGCACCGGCATGGAGCGACGAGTCGCCAGCGACTCGGGCGTGTGCGTGGTGGCCCGACGCGACGGCGTGGTGGAGAGCGTCGATGCCGAGCGCATCGTCGTTCGTGCGACGGCCGGCGAGGGTGACGAGGTGCCGGACATCTACGGCCTGATGAAGTACCAGCGCTCGAACCAGAGCACCTGCTACAACCAGAAGCCCATCGTGCGGCCCGGCGAGGTCGTGAAGGCGGGTGACGTGCTCGCCGACGGTCCTGCCACGGACATGGGCGAGCTGGCCTTGGGTCAGAACGTGCTCGTCGCGTTCATGCCCTGGCAGGGCTACAACTTCGAGGACTCGATCCTAGTCAGCGAGCGCATCGTCAAGGAGGACGTCTACACCTCCGTGCACATCGAAGAGTTCGAGTGCGTGGCGCGCGACACCAAGCTGGGCAAGGAAGAGATCACGAAGGACATTCCCAACGTCGGTGAGGAAGCCCTGAAGGACCTCGACGACGCTGGCATCGTGCGCATCGGCGCCGAGGTGAAGCCCGGCGACATCCTCGTGGGCAAGATCACCCCGAAGGGCGAGAGCCAGCTCTCCCCCGAGGAAAAGCTGCTGCGCGCCATTTTCGGTGAGAAGGCCGGCGACGTGCGGGACAGCTCCCTGAAGGTGCCCCCGGGCGTGTCGGGTATCGTGATCAATGCTCGCATCTTCAGCCGCAAAGGCACGGAGAAGGACGAGCGTGCACGGTCCATCGAGGATCAGGAACGCGCCAAGCTCGAGCGCATCCGCGACGAGGAAGTGAAGATCTTCCGCGATTCCTTCTTCCACAAGATCCAGAAAGTGCTCACCGGCCAGCTCACTACGGGCAAGCTGGTGGACGACAAGGGCAAGGTGCTGCTGTCCAAGGGCGTGACCCTGGACGAAGCGGCCTTGACCGAGGTTCCCCGCAAGTACTGGGCGGAAATCCCGGTAGAGAAGGGCGCCGACCAAGTCGCACAGCTGATCAACGATCTGGAAGAGCTCATTCGCGCTCGCGAAGAGCACTTCCGCGAGAAGATCGAGCGCCTGTCGCGTGGTGATGAGCTACCGCCTGGCGTAATCAAGATGGTGAAGGTCTACGTCGCCATCAAGCGCAAGCTGCAGGTGGGTGACAAGATGGCCGGTCGTCACGGCAACAAGGGTGTGGTCAGCCGCATCCTGCCGGAAGAGGACATGCCCTACTTGTCCGACGGTACCCCGGTGGACATCGTGCTCAACCCGTTGGGCGTGCCGAGCCGCATGAACGTCGGGCAGATCTTGGAGACGCATTTGGGTTGGGCCGGGCGAGAGCTCGGACGCCAGCTCGATGCGATGGTCCAGCAGCAGGTCAACGGCGAGAAGATCAAGTCGCGCCTGCTCGAGATCTACGGCGGCGAGCCTTCTTTCGAGAAGGTGCTCAAGTCCCTATCCGGGGACGAGGCCACGTCGCTGGCGCGCAAACTTCGCCGCGGTGTGTTCTTCGGATCGCCGGTGTTCGACGGAGCGCCGGAGTCGCAGATCAAGGACGCCCTGGCGCTGGCCAATCTGCCCAGCTCCGGACAGGCCATCTTGTTCGACGGTCGCACTGGCGAAACCTTCGACCAGGACGTGACCGTGGGCATCATGTACATGCTCAAGCTGCACCACCTGGTGGACGACAAGATCCACGCGCGGTCCATCGGGCCCTACTCCTTGGTCACGCAACAGCCGCTGGGTGGCAAGGCGCAGTTCGGCGGTCAGCGCTTGGGTGAGATGGAAGTGTGGGCCATGGAGGCCTACGGCGCCGCCTACGCCTTGCAGGAGTTCCTGACGGTGAAGAGCGACGACGTCCAGGGTCGTACGCGCATGTACGAGTCCATCGTGAAGGGCGAGTACTCCCTCGAAGCGGGGCTGCCAGAGAGCTTCAACGTTCTCATCAAAGAGCTGCAGTCCCTGTGCTTGAACGTGGAATTGGTGGAGACGACGAGCGTTGCGTCGGCGACCGCCGCAGAAGACTGA
- the rplL gene encoding 50S ribosomal protein L7/L12: protein MAEITKDQVVDYLSNLPVIQIAELVKELEEKWGVSAAPVAVAGAAAAATGGPAVEEKTEFDVILADAGASKINVIKAVREITGLGLKEAKDLVEGAPKAIKEGISKEESADIKKKLEEAGAKVEVK from the coding sequence ATGGCTGAGATTACTAAGGATCAGGTGGTCGATTACCTTTCCAACCTCCCCGTCATCCAGATCGCGGAGTTGGTGAAGGAGCTCGAGGAGAAGTGGGGCGTCAGCGCGGCACCCGTTGCCGTTGCCGGTGCAGCTGCTGCCGCGACTGGTGGACCGGCCGTCGAGGAGAAGACGGAGTTCGACGTCATCCTCGCGGACGCGGGCGCAAGCAAGATCAACGTGATCAAAGCGGTGCGCGAGATCACCGGTTTGGGACTCAAGGAGGCCAAGGACCTCGTCGAGGGTGCGCCCAAGGCGATCAAGGAAGGCATCTCCAAGGAAGAGTCCGCAGACATCAAGAAGAAGCTCGAAGAAGCCGGCGCCAAGGTCGAGGTCAAGTGA
- the rplJ gene encoding 50S ribosomal protein L10 — protein sequence MMREEKAEAIGKIKERFDQMTSAVFVDFSGMTVEEVTKLRDQFRAKGVVYRVVKNTLVKKALGDTMAPGLGNVLKGMTAVAWSFEEPSAAARIVKDFRKENEKLKIKAALLEGTVLDAKAVEDQLALLPSKDEARATLLATMMAPAQHMVMLLNAPARNLVGVLAAKQRQAEGG from the coding sequence ATGATGCGCGAAGAGAAGGCCGAGGCAATCGGCAAGATCAAAGAGCGGTTCGATCAGATGACGTCAGCCGTGTTCGTCGACTTCTCCGGGATGACCGTGGAAGAGGTGACCAAGCTGCGTGATCAGTTCCGAGCCAAGGGTGTGGTTTACCGCGTGGTGAAGAACACCCTGGTGAAGAAAGCCCTGGGCGACACCATGGCGCCGGGTCTCGGCAACGTGCTGAAGGGCATGACTGCCGTGGCCTGGAGCTTCGAAGAGCCCAGCGCCGCCGCTCGTATCGTCAAGGATTTCCGCAAGGAAAACGAGAAGCTCAAGATCAAAGCAGCGCTTCTCGAAGGCACGGTTCTCGATGCGAAGGCCGTGGAAGACCAGCTCGCGCTTCTGCCCAGCAAGGACGAAGCACGGGCCACGTTGCTGGCGACCATGATGGCGCCGGCACAACACATGGTGATGTTGCTCAACGCCCCCGCGCGGAATCTCGTGGGTGTGCTCGCCGCCAAACAGCGGCAAGCCGAGGGTGGTTGA
- the rplA gene encoding 50S ribosomal protein L1 has translation MAKKQPKKRQEALAKVDRDKRYTVEEAVGLVKGAAYAKFTESVDIAVRLGVNPKHADQMVRGAIMLPHGTGKSVRVLVFARGDKEKEALAAGADFAGADELVQKVQEGFMDFDRVIATPDMMGQVGKLGRVLGPRGLMPNPKVGTVTPDVTNAVKEAKAGKVEYRVDKAGVVHCRIGQVSFGPEQLADNAHALVRELVHRKPATAKGTYLRSITLSSTMGPGVRVDTATVASVTEEAH, from the coding sequence ATGGCGAAAAAACAACCGAAAAAGAGACAGGAAGCGCTGGCGAAAGTCGATCGCGACAAGCGCTACACCGTCGAGGAAGCGGTCGGCCTCGTAAAGGGTGCCGCCTACGCGAAGTTCACGGAAAGCGTGGACATCGCGGTACGCCTCGGCGTCAACCCCAAGCATGCGGACCAGATGGTCCGCGGTGCAATCATGTTGCCGCACGGCACGGGCAAGAGCGTTCGCGTTCTGGTCTTTGCGCGCGGTGACAAAGAGAAGGAAGCGCTCGCAGCGGGCGCCGACTTCGCCGGTGCCGACGAGCTGGTCCAGAAAGTCCAAGAGGGCTTCATGGACTTCGATCGCGTCATCGCCACCCCGGACATGATGGGACAGGTCGGTAAACTCGGCCGCGTCCTGGGGCCGCGCGGCCTGATGCCCAACCCCAAAGTGGGAACCGTCACTCCCGACGTGACCAATGCGGTCAAGGAAGCGAAGGCGGGCAAGGTGGAGTACCGCGTGGACAAGGCAGGTGTGGTGCATTGCCGCATCGGCCAGGTGTCCTTTGGCCCCGAGCAGCTGGCGGACAACGCCCATGCCCTGGTGCGTGAGTTGGTGCATCGCAAGCCAGCCACCGCCAAGGGTACCTACCTGCGCAGCATCACCCTCTCCAGCACGATGGGGCCGGGTGTGCGCGTGGATACGGCCACGGTCGCGTCGGTCACCGAGGAGGCCCACTGA
- the rplK gene encoding 50S ribosomal protein L11 → MAASKKKISGYIKLQLPAGKANPSPPVGPALGQHGVNIMQFCKDFNARSAKLGDTILPVVITVYADRTYSFIMKQPPASVLVKKAAGLPTSKKPGAGSKEPNKIKVGKLTWDQVRAVAKEKMQDMNTTDLEAAARSIAGTARSMGVDVE, encoded by the coding sequence GTGGCTGCCTCAAAGAAGAAAATCTCCGGGTACATCAAGCTGCAACTTCCTGCCGGCAAGGCGAACCCCTCGCCGCCCGTCGGGCCTGCGCTCGGACAGCATGGTGTCAACATCATGCAGTTCTGCAAGGACTTCAACGCCCGCAGCGCGAAGCTCGGCGACACGATCCTCCCGGTCGTGATCACGGTCTACGCGGATCGCACCTACTCCTTCATCATGAAGCAGCCGCCCGCGAGCGTGCTGGTGAAGAAGGCGGCAGGGCTGCCCACGTCGAAGAAGCCGGGTGCGGGTTCCAAGGAGCCCAACAAGATCAAGGTCGGCAAGCTCACCTGGGACCAGGTGCGTGCCGTCGCAAAAGAGAAGATGCAGGACATGAACACGACGGACCTCGAAGCCGCCGCTCGCAGCATCGCGGGCACCGCGCGCAGCATGGGGGTCGACGTCGAGTGA
- the nusG gene encoding transcription termination/antitermination protein NusG: MNEPETEKVTTSQESGSAEATAKSEEALAAATDESTAEAAVDETETEQTEGTEGLTASDNRELKWYVATTYSGFENKVKTALAERIRQHHAEDKFGEILIPSESVTEQTKTGKTRVKSKTSFPGYVFVQMLMNENTWHLVKDTPKVTGFIGNQRPQEVKPPHIEDLRRGITEGAVKPKPRHRFQEGDEVRVVVGAFANFSGTVQEVKPDKQKLKVMVSIFGRPTPVELDFSHVEKR; encoded by the coding sequence ATGAACGAGCCTGAAACAGAGAAAGTGACCACCAGCCAAGAGAGTGGTTCGGCCGAGGCCACGGCGAAGAGCGAAGAAGCTCTAGCGGCCGCCACGGACGAGAGCACTGCAGAGGCGGCGGTCGACGAAACCGAAACCGAGCAGACCGAGGGCACGGAGGGCTTGACTGCGTCCGACAACCGCGAGCTCAAGTGGTACGTGGCCACCACCTACTCGGGCTTCGAGAACAAGGTCAAAACGGCGCTCGCCGAGCGCATCCGTCAGCACCACGCCGAAGACAAGTTCGGCGAGATCCTGATCCCCAGCGAGTCGGTGACGGAGCAGACCAAGACGGGCAAGACCCGAGTCAAGTCCAAGACCAGCTTCCCTGGTTACGTCTTCGTTCAAATGCTGATGAACGAGAACACCTGGCACTTGGTGAAGGACACCCCGAAGGTCACGGGCTTCATCGGCAACCAGCGTCCGCAGGAAGTGAAGCCGCCGCACATCGAGGATCTGCGCCGCGGCATCACCGAGGGTGCGGTCAAGCCCAAGCCCCGTCATCGTTTCCAAGAAGGCGACGAGGTGCGCGTGGTGGTGGGCGCCTTCGCGAACTTCTCCGGCACCGTTCAGGAAGTGAAGCCGGACAAGCAAAAGCTCAAGGTCATGGTCAGCATCTTCGGGCGCCCCACGCCCGTGGAGCTGGACTTCTCCCACGTGGAGAAACGCTAG
- the secE gene encoding preprotein translocase subunit SecE — MAKKETEENDVIDTEGEDRDSVDDVDAGQDAAADDDVRSSEPDLDGDDDAEEEADASAEGGSTDLTATEDSEVPTHLGAAQKYVHAAFFGAGILVAYLSAKILAAAWNELAEWPAAIRAVPALLRFAEDDRANYTLVAGALIGVISVIQTYRKAKIRQWADDVASELANVTWPTKDTVTNGTVVVVIATVIATTYIGLLDRVWGFLTNLVYGA; from the coding sequence ATGGCCAAGAAGGAAACCGAGGAAAACGACGTCATCGACACGGAAGGCGAGGATCGCGACTCCGTGGACGATGTGGACGCAGGGCAAGACGCCGCTGCGGACGACGACGTACGTTCGTCGGAGCCCGACTTGGACGGAGACGACGACGCCGAAGAAGAGGCCGACGCTTCCGCTGAAGGCGGTTCGACGGACCTGACCGCGACTGAGGACAGCGAGGTGCCCACGCATCTCGGGGCGGCCCAGAAGTACGTCCACGCCGCCTTCTTCGGCGCGGGCATCCTGGTGGCCTACCTGTCCGCCAAGATCCTGGCTGCGGCCTGGAACGAGCTGGCTGAATGGCCCGCGGCAATCCGCGCGGTTCCCGCGTTGCTGCGTTTCGCCGAGGACGACCGCGCCAACTACACGCTGGTCGCGGGGGCGCTCATCGGCGTCATTTCCGTCATTCAGACCTATCGCAAAGCAAAGATTCGGCAATGGGCCGACGACGTGGCGAGTGAGCTCGCCAACGTCACCTGGCCCACGAAGGACACGGTGACCAACGGCACCGTCGTAGTGGTGATCGCCACCGTAATCGCGACCACCTACATCGGTCTATTGGACCGCGTGTGGGGGTTTCTGACCAACCTGGTGTACGGCGCATGA
- the rpmG gene encoding 50S ribosomal protein L33, translating into MTQSRGAVAKTRVALCCEQCKARNYKTTRPSKDGSTPLELKKYCKHCKAHTIHRESR; encoded by the coding sequence GTGACGCAATCAAGGGGTGCTGTCGCCAAGACCCGAGTCGCCCTCTGTTGCGAGCAGTGCAAAGCCCGCAACTACAAGACGACTCGGCCTAGCAAGGACGGGAGCACCCCCCTCGAGCTGAAGAAGTACTGCAAACACTGCAAGGCACACACCATTCACAGGGAATCCAGATGA
- the tuf gene encoding elongation factor Tu yields MAKEKFVRSKPHVNVGTIGHIDHGKTTLTAALVKVQSRSGMAKEITYKDIAKGGIVRDDTKTVTIAVSHVEYETENRHYAHVDCPGHADYIKNMITGAAQMDGAILVVSALDSVMPQTREHVLLARQVGLNHIVVFLNKCDAVEDEEMLDLVEMEVRELLSKYKFDGDNAKIVRGAALPALNGDEKWEATIKELLAALDTEIPEPQRQVDKPFLMAVEDVFSIKGRGTVATGRIERGRVKVNDEVEIIGFERDKKTVVTGVEMFRKSMDEGQAGDNVGCLLRGIDKDQIERGQVLAAPGSIKPHKKFTGEVYVLKKEEGGRHTPFFTNYRPQFYIRTTDVTGSCMLPDGVKMVMPGDNITMEIELITTVALEEQMRFAIREGGKTVGAGVVTKIIE; encoded by the coding sequence ATGGCCAAAGAGAAATTCGTTCGATCCAAGCCCCACGTGAACGTCGGTACGATTGGTCACATCGACCATGGCAAGACGACGCTGACCGCTGCCCTGGTGAAGGTGCAGAGCCGGTCGGGCATGGCGAAGGAGATCACCTACAAGGACATCGCGAAGGGCGGCATCGTCCGTGATGACACCAAAACGGTGACGATCGCAGTGAGCCACGTGGAGTACGAGACGGAGAACCGTCACTACGCGCACGTGGATTGCCCCGGGCACGCGGACTACATCAAGAACATGATCACCGGCGCGGCGCAGATGGACGGCGCGATTCTGGTGGTGAGCGCGCTGGACAGCGTGATGCCGCAGACCCGCGAGCACGTGCTGTTGGCCCGTCAGGTGGGCTTGAACCACATCGTGGTGTTCTTGAACAAGTGCGATGCGGTCGAGGACGAAGAGATGCTCGACCTGGTCGAGATGGAAGTCCGTGAGCTGCTGAGCAAGTACAAGTTCGACGGCGACAACGCGAAGATCGTGCGTGGCGCCGCGCTGCCCGCGCTCAACGGCGACGAGAAGTGGGAAGCGACGATCAAGGAGCTCTTGGCGGCGCTGGACACGGAGATCCCGGAGCCGCAGCGTCAGGTGGACAAGCCCTTCCTGATGGCCGTGGAAGACGTGTTCTCGATCAAGGGCCGCGGCACGGTGGCGACGGGCCGCATCGAGCGTGGCCGAGTGAAGGTCAACGACGAGGTGGAGATCATCGGCTTCGAGCGCGACAAGAAGACGGTGGTGACGGGCGTGGAGATGTTCCGCAAGTCGATGGACGAGGGTCAGGCTGGCGACAACGTCGGCTGCCTGCTTCGCGGCATCGACAAGGACCAGATCGAGCGTGGCCAGGTGTTGGCGGCGCCCGGGAGCATCAAGCCGCACAAGAAGTTCACCGGTGAGGTGTACGTGCTGAAGAAGGAAGAGGGCGGTCGTCACACGCCGTTCTTCACGAACTACCGGCCGCAGTTCTACATCCGGACGACGGACGTGACTGGGTCGTGCATGCTGCCCGACGGCGTGAAGATGGTCATGCCGGGCGACAACATCACCATGGAGATCGAGCTCATCACCACGGTGGCGCTCGAGGAGCAAATGCGCTTCGCCATTCGCGAGGGCGGCAAGACCGTCGGCGCCGGCGTCGTCACCAAGATCATCGAGTAG
- a CDS encoding tetratricopeptide repeat protein, with the protein MSAFWPPRSTSLALALMVVGCGGARAREAETPTGATAQRGEAQLVPRTVITPDGATDVVEMYDEGRRLLDAGDAVRAARLLQRVYELDPDGRLAPDALYSAALAAEQAGDRERALQWFEQLARRFPKHALGREALIRAMRLLVFMERWERAEQLADLVLSKKAELSPRETIVALSSKALGQIARGQIDEASFNVEKARNVIEAHQLDAAGAIPRDLAQTFYALGEIRRVRAAKIKFVPVPQNFGVVLEQRCQLLLDAQRAYSDTMRAYDSHWSGMAGFRVGQLYKDLHTDLMSIPKPSTADSEARQALFEGAMRLRYSILLDKALAMMEHTLSMAKRTGEQSDWVLRARTAKSDLEQARKRENEAIDRLPYTREQLRQALDDLAAKKRDEASSKVGN; encoded by the coding sequence GTGAGCGCGTTTTGGCCTCCTCGTAGTACCTCGCTGGCACTGGCCCTGATGGTAGTGGGTTGTGGCGGCGCCCGGGCACGCGAGGCCGAGACTCCCACGGGGGCCACGGCCCAGCGCGGCGAGGCGCAGCTGGTGCCGCGCACCGTCATCACTCCAGATGGCGCAACGGACGTCGTGGAGATGTACGACGAGGGGCGCCGGTTGCTCGACGCAGGGGATGCCGTGCGAGCGGCGCGCCTGCTGCAGCGCGTGTACGAGCTGGACCCGGACGGTCGCTTGGCACCGGACGCGCTGTACTCGGCAGCGCTGGCCGCCGAGCAAGCCGGGGATCGTGAACGGGCGCTGCAGTGGTTCGAGCAGCTTGCCCGGCGCTTTCCCAAACACGCCCTCGGACGCGAAGCGTTGATTCGCGCCATGCGTCTGCTCGTCTTCATGGAGCGCTGGGAGCGCGCCGAGCAACTGGCGGACCTCGTGCTGTCGAAGAAGGCGGAACTGTCGCCCCGAGAGACCATCGTCGCGCTGAGCAGCAAGGCGCTGGGGCAGATCGCGCGTGGGCAGATCGACGAGGCCAGCTTCAACGTGGAGAAGGCACGCAACGTGATTGAGGCACATCAGCTGGACGCTGCGGGAGCCATCCCCCGAGACCTGGCTCAGACCTTCTACGCCTTGGGGGAGATCCGCCGCGTCCGAGCCGCGAAGATCAAGTTCGTCCCCGTGCCCCAGAACTTCGGCGTCGTTCTCGAACAGCGCTGCCAGCTCTTGCTCGACGCCCAGCGCGCCTACTCGGACACGATGCGCGCCTACGACTCCCACTGGTCGGGGATGGCGGGCTTTCGGGTCGGCCAGCTCTACAAGGACCTGCACACCGACCTGATGTCGATTCCCAAGCCATCCACCGCGGACAGCGAAGCGCGGCAGGCGCTGTTCGAGGGGGCCATGCGCCTGCGCTACAGCATCCTGCTCGACAAGGCGCTGGCGATGATGGAGCACACCCTGAGCATGGCCAAGCGCACTGGCGAGCAGTCCGACTGGGTGCTGCGGGCCCGAACCGCGAAATCCGACCTCGAGCAAGCGCGAAAGCGCGAGAACGAAGCGATCGACCGCCTGCCCTACACCCGGGAGCAGCTGCGGCAGGCTCTGGATGACCTGGCCGCGAAAAAGCGCGACGAGGCTAGCTCAAAGGTCGGAAACTAG
- a CDS encoding YdcH family protein, whose amino-acid sequence MNETATTLLQQLEQEHQHLKDEVKRLERRAHLTPPEQLEVAQLKKRKLVAKDQIAALRRDD is encoded by the coding sequence ATGAACGAGACGGCAACGACGCTATTGCAGCAACTGGAGCAGGAGCATCAGCATCTGAAAGACGAGGTGAAGCGCCTCGAGCGTCGCGCACACTTGACCCCCCCCGAGCAGCTGGAAGTCGCCCAGCTGAAGAAACGCAAGCTGGTGGCGAAAGATCAGATCGCTGCCTTGCGGCGAGACGACTGA